A window from Candidatus Gracilibacteria bacterium encodes these proteins:
- a CDS encoding YtxH domain-containing protein, translating into MSEENGKKKSSMDDIIMGAILGTAIGSAIGMGLAPKKGSETREVAKETGTGLLKLGKKLLKKAIHKLKSSPKAAVDMKEIPNEMEILPPSGPTSKSLDHD; encoded by the coding sequence ATGTCTGAAGAAAATGGAAAGAAGAAATCCAGCATGGATGACATCATCATGGGTGCCATTTTGGGCACGGCCATCGGATCCGCCATCGGAATGGGATTGGCGCCAAAGAAAGGAAGTGAAACGCGTGAAGTGGCCAAAGAAACCGGCACGGGACTTTTAAAACTGGGTAAAAAACTGCTAAAAAAGGCGATCCACAAACTCAAATCCAGCCCAAAGGCTGCGGTGGACATGAAGGAAATTCCAAACGAAATGGAAATTTTGCCTCCAAGCGGACCCACATCCAAATCCCTAGATCATGACTAG
- a CDS encoding Rnase Y domain-containing protein: MSLLSLFVALIAAGISGAAAYFLIHPQETGDLKDAEQKLKEAEAEAKQIAHENKERILAMQKAFAAEEASMEETLEKSEKLINQKEEILKRREDRNKGVEEQVQRLKADLEQLSKAEEELGKKTVEELGKRSKLTPEKALEEARANLDELIQTNAEARKKQALEDLEEDASRHAKSILQIVIQRLGVGSSVDKNNTSITVKDDKFKGLLVGKNGINVEYFESLLPVSIIFNLGNPQTIHVGGVNLIRRNIAKRAIEKLQTLAKKKGSIDHELIKQAVDEADKEIMALCDQKGAESLKLLGLDPKTTPAELVNYTGRLYLRTSYGQNVTGHSNEMAFAARMIADAIGADTQVAMQAAFYHDIGKAIDHDVGGAHDDLSKEILEKHGYDPRIVHAAFAHHDKVPCVAPEDFIVKAVDAISGGRPGARQESVTNYFERIQKLEEAAMSFKGVNRVFAMSAGRELRVMVDRDRIQDSDMQALAESMADKIEEEVAFPGVIKVNLIRTTKSVDYARELHKPRK; encoded by the coding sequence ATGTCACTTCTCAGCCTTTTTGTCGCCCTCATCGCCGCCGGAATTTCGGGTGCCGCAGCCTACTTTTTAATTCATCCACAAGAAACGGGAGACCTAAAAGACGCGGAGCAGAAGCTCAAGGAAGCGGAGGCGGAGGCAAAGCAAATCGCTCATGAGAATAAAGAACGCATCTTGGCCATGCAGAAAGCCTTTGCAGCGGAGGAAGCCAGCATGGAAGAAACACTGGAGAAAAGCGAAAAACTCATCAATCAAAAAGAGGAAATTCTAAAACGGAGAGAAGACCGAAACAAAGGGGTGGAAGAGCAAGTACAGCGCCTCAAGGCGGACTTGGAACAACTTTCAAAGGCTGAGGAAGAGCTCGGCAAAAAGACGGTGGAGGAACTGGGCAAACGCAGCAAACTCACGCCAGAAAAAGCCCTGGAAGAAGCCCGGGCCAACCTGGACGAGCTCATCCAAACCAACGCGGAAGCACGCAAAAAACAAGCGCTTGAAGACTTGGAAGAAGACGCATCCCGACATGCCAAATCCATTTTGCAAATTGTGATCCAACGCTTGGGCGTGGGCAGTTCGGTGGATAAAAACAACACCTCCATCACAGTAAAAGACGACAAGTTCAAGGGACTCTTGGTTGGAAAAAATGGAATCAATGTGGAATATTTCGAATCCCTGCTGCCAGTATCCATCATCTTCAACCTTGGAAACCCTCAAACCATTCATGTGGGTGGAGTGAATTTAATTCGAAGAAATATCGCCAAACGAGCCATCGAAAAACTTCAGACGCTGGCAAAAAAGAAAGGGTCCATCGATCACGAACTCATTAAGCAAGCGGTGGATGAGGCGGACAAGGAAATCATGGCACTTTGCGATCAGAAAGGAGCAGAATCCCTCAAACTCTTGGGTCTGGACCCCAAAACCACCCCCGCCGAGTTGGTGAACTACACCGGACGACTCTACCTGCGAACCAGTTACGGACAAAATGTTACGGGCCACTCCAACGAGATGGCCTTTGCCGCTCGCATGATCGCGGATGCGATTGGAGCGGACACGCAAGTGGCGATGCAAGCAGCCTTTTATCACGACATTGGCAAAGCCATCGATCATGATGTGGGAGGCGCGCACGACGACCTTTCCAAAGAGATTTTAGAAAAACACGGCTACGACCCCCGCATTGTTCACGCGGCCTTTGCGCATCACGACAAAGTGCCCTGCGTGGCACCGGAAGATTTTATTGTGAAAGCAGTGGATGCCATATCGGGAGGCCGCCCGGGTGCGCGCCAAGAGTCGGTGACCAACTATTTTGAGCGCATCCAAAAACTGGAAGAAGCGGCCATGTCCTTTAAGGGCGTGAACCGAGTCTTCGCCATGTCGGCGGGGCGTGAACTTCGCGTGATGGTGGACCGCGACCGCATCCAAGATTCAGACATGCAAGCCCTGGCGGAGAGCATGGCGGACAAAATCGAAGAGGAAGTTGCCTTCCCGGGAGTGATCAAGGTAAACTTGATCCGCACCACCAAATCTGTGGACTATGCCCGTGAACTGCATAAGCCTCGCAAGTAG
- a CDS encoding cysteine desulfurase family protein: MIYLDYAATTPLDPRVLEAMMPYLTEHFANASSIHQMGQTARGAIDSARNTCMELLGAFSPHEIIFMGSGTESCNTAIYGAAFGRQERGKHLVVSAIEHPAVLEPARYLRDNFGFELTEVAPDSEGLIHPKEIEAALRKDTVLVSVMLANNEVGTLQPIKKSAKICRDRGILFHTDACQAPGFSDINVDHLGVDLLSLNGGKIHGPKGIGLLYIREGLQITPLILGGGQEFRMRGGTENTAAIVGFAKALELTLKDSKKEAARIGALRDELLEGLLTIPGLSLNGSQEHRLENNINIHVPGQLGETLVMRLDLEGLAASSGSACSSGKTEPSSVLLAMGQSPKKAGESLRLTLGRETSSAQISSALKILKKVLKGVSLGPQSLLFELLGMFV; this comes from the coding sequence ATGATTTATTTAGACTATGCCGCCACTACCCCCCTCGACCCGCGAGTGCTCGAGGCGATGATGCCGTATTTGACGGAGCATTTCGCCAACGCCTCCTCCATCCACCAAATGGGTCAGACGGCTCGGGGCGCCATCGACAGCGCGCGAAACACCTGCATGGAACTTTTGGGAGCCTTTTCTCCACACGAAATCATTTTTATGGGAAGCGGAACGGAATCCTGCAACACCGCCATTTATGGCGCAGCCTTTGGAAGACAAGAGAGAGGCAAGCATCTGGTGGTTTCCGCCATCGAACACCCCGCTGTTTTGGAGCCCGCCCGTTACTTGCGCGACAATTTTGGCTTTGAACTCACTGAAGTGGCGCCGGACAGCGAAGGGCTTATTCACCCCAAAGAAATTGAAGCCGCTCTGCGCAAAGACACCGTACTGGTTTCTGTGATGCTGGCCAACAATGAGGTGGGCACACTGCAGCCGATCAAAAAAAGCGCAAAAATATGTAGAGACCGTGGGATTTTGTTCCACACCGATGCCTGCCAAGCTCCAGGATTTTCAGACATCAATGTGGATCACTTGGGGGTGGATCTGCTGAGCCTCAATGGCGGTAAAATTCATGGCCCCAAGGGGATTGGGCTCTTGTATATTCGCGAAGGGCTGCAAATCACGCCGCTCATTTTAGGGGGCGGACAAGAGTTTCGCATGCGAGGGGGAACCGAGAACACGGCGGCGATTGTGGGTTTTGCCAAAGCCTTGGAACTCACCCTCAAGGACAGCAAAAAAGAAGCCGCACGAATTGGAGCTTTGCGAGATGAACTTTTAGAAGGCCTCCTCACCATTCCGGGCCTCTCGCTCAACGGTTCACAAGAACATCGTTTAGAAAACAACATCAACATCCATGTTCCCGGTCAACTCGGCGAAACTCTTGTCATGCGCCTGGATCTGGAAGGCCTCGCCGCCTCCAGCGGCTCGGCCTGTTCTTCCGGAAAAACCGAACCCTCCTCCGTGCTCCTCGCCATGGGTCAATCCCCCAAAAAAGCCGGCGAGTCCTTGCGCCTCACTCTGGGCCGCGAAACCTCGTCCGCCCAAATCAGCTCTGCGCTCAAAATTCTGAAGAAGGTTCTTAAATGAGTAAGCTTAGGGCCGCAGTCACTACTTTTCGAACTTCTTGGAATGTTTGTATAA
- a CDS encoding HPF/RaiA family ribosome-associated protein → MRIHKRVRNLTEPEQEQFETYLAKKLEALMPVIEAHYPDSDAVHFFPEIQKHHKHTAFAFTCILEIPRKRLMTSETKHTITEALDFAIEKLEQRLTKHLKRLREPPRRQRSIRTMKSLAPELSSEMAEEAFVGFI, encoded by the coding sequence ATGAGAATTCACAAAAGGGTCCGCAATCTTACAGAGCCGGAACAGGAACAATTCGAAACTTATCTGGCCAAAAAGTTGGAGGCATTGATGCCAGTGATTGAAGCGCATTACCCGGACTCGGATGCCGTACATTTCTTTCCCGAAATTCAAAAACACCACAAGCACACCGCCTTCGCGTTCACCTGTATTTTGGAGATTCCACGAAAACGCCTCATGACCAGCGAAACCAAACACACCATCACCGAAGCCCTGGATTTTGCCATAGAAAAATTGGAGCAAAGACTGACCAAACATTTAAAACGCTTGCGCGAACCTCCTCGAAGACAAAGATCCATTCGTACGATGAAATCTTTGGCTCCGGAGCTGAGCTCTGAAATGGCGGAAGAAGCCTTTGTATGATTTATTTAG
- a CDS encoding cob(I)yrinic acid a,c-diamide adenosyltransferase — MSIVTKSGDQGETSLYSGERVKKTDPRVEAVGVLDELNSNLTGLELEDIQENIFLIGSLVADTRVDAGRVVLEEELKRLEKSIYELENELPPLKNFILPGGHPLACQVHRARAICRRAERRVCEVSGLPKNITPYLNRLSDFLFVLARKINMDTKTDEIIWKVGYSDLPFSS; from the coding sequence ATGAGCATCGTCACCAAGTCCGGAGATCAAGGGGAAACCAGTCTGTATTCGGGAGAAAGAGTCAAGAAAACAGACCCAAGAGTGGAAGCCGTGGGCGTTTTGGATGAGCTCAATTCCAACCTCACCGGGCTGGAGCTCGAAGACATTCAGGAAAACATTTTTTTGATTGGATCTTTGGTGGCGGATACGCGTGTGGATGCCGGCCGCGTGGTGCTTGAAGAAGAGCTCAAGCGCTTGGAAAAAAGCATTTATGAATTGGAGAACGAACTGCCTCCGCTCAAGAATTTCATCCTGCCTGGCGGTCATCCGCTGGCTTGCCAAGTGCACCGTGCCCGCGCCATTTGCCGCCGTGCTGAACGCCGAGTGTGTGAAGTTTCCGGTCTCCCAAAAAACATCACCCCCTACCTCAATCGCCTTTCCGATTTTCTTTTTGTCTTGGCCCGCAAAATAAATATGGATACAAAAACGGATGAAATTATTTGGAAGGTATGATACAGTGATCTTCCGTTTAGCTCTTAA
- a CDS encoding FAD:protein FMN transferase, whose product MRIELQHRALGTPILVTVVLGAEEDEERARAAVALAFAEADRIEQTYSRFLEGNELSRLNARVGQWTAVSEEFYKLIEFGERVKQKTGGAFDLTVKTILEGWGYDANYSLKESVPGHTGRIDLLEGKVRLRAAMELGGLGKGYAIDRMDSFLQDFENVCINAGGDLRVRGDDSELRRGWRIVFEHPTDITKGIGFVDASDLALACSSPSRRSWRDKHHLVDARNGQPASDMLAVYTQSSAALLADAYSTALFVMGYEKAKALLGADGSLCGLVEAMLIGPDGKIFLSAGFQGELFEK is encoded by the coding sequence GTGAGAATTGAGCTCCAGCATCGTGCGCTAGGAACGCCCATTTTGGTGACGGTGGTTTTGGGTGCAGAAGAGGATGAAGAGCGGGCACGGGCGGCCGTGGCACTGGCTTTTGCAGAGGCGGACCGAATTGAGCAGACTTATTCGCGATTCTTGGAAGGCAACGAACTGAGCCGACTCAACGCTCGGGTGGGGCAGTGGACAGCGGTGAGTGAAGAGTTCTACAAGTTGATTGAGTTCGGGGAGCGGGTGAAACAAAAAACAGGCGGCGCTTTTGATCTTACTGTGAAAACCATTTTGGAGGGCTGGGGGTACGATGCGAACTATTCCTTAAAAGAAAGCGTGCCCGGGCACACGGGGCGAATTGACCTGCTGGAGGGAAAAGTGCGACTGAGAGCAGCGATGGAACTCGGCGGGCTTGGAAAGGGCTACGCCATCGACCGCATGGATAGCTTTTTGCAGGACTTTGAAAATGTGTGCATCAATGCCGGCGGCGATTTGCGTGTGCGAGGGGATGATTCAGAGCTCCGCCGAGGATGGCGGATCGTTTTTGAGCATCCCACGGATATCACCAAGGGCATTGGCTTTGTGGACGCGAGTGATTTGGCTTTGGCGTGCAGCAGTCCTTCGCGCCGAAGCTGGCGAGACAAGCACCACCTGGTGGATGCCCGTAACGGCCAGCCAGCCTCCGATATGCTGGCGGTCTACACACAGTCAAGCGCGGCCCTTTTGGCGGATGCGTACTCCACAGCACTTTTTGTGATGGGCTATGAAAAAGCCAAGGCTCTGTTGGGGGCGGATGGGTCGCTTTGCGGTCTGGTGGAAGCCATGTTGATCGGGCCTGATGGAAAGATTTTTTTGAGCGCTGGGTTCCAGGGGGAGTTGTTTGAGAAGTAA
- a CDS encoding UbiA family prenyltransferase: METFQTIRKLLRIEQWYKNLIIFAPVLFATSVQPWSNLLLGFIGLCAISSVTYIANDWLDRSKDRLHPTKKNRPLASGKVTGKEALAVTTVLLLIVVAVISQVGIFYGLLIGLYFLFTTAYSLGLKNLPILDLLLIGANFMLRMAAGLKEPPEALQIPYFVFLFSLILLFLTHKRRSDIKLLGSTRAAEHKPVLRYYTPFVCHPIRIAAYLLIVGSSYQLYKAGWPLPQLILPLALIMYTSALFIKDPALVIKPHYLLKNKAWVALLLLCVIAALV; encoded by the coding sequence ATGGAAACTTTTCAAACCATCCGCAAACTGCTCCGCATTGAACAATGGTACAAAAACCTCATCATTTTTGCTCCGGTGTTGTTTGCCACAAGCGTCCAGCCTTGGTCGAATCTCCTCCTTGGGTTCATCGGCCTCTGTGCAATTTCTTCCGTGACCTACATTGCAAACGACTGGCTCGACCGGAGCAAAGACCGCCTCCACCCCACCAAAAAAAACCGCCCCCTCGCCAGCGGAAAAGTCACCGGGAAGGAAGCACTCGCGGTTACCACCGTTCTCTTGCTCATCGTCGTGGCCGTTATAAGCCAAGTCGGCATTTTTTATGGACTGCTGATTGGGCTCTACTTTCTGTTCACCACGGCCTACTCTCTTGGGCTCAAAAATCTACCAATACTCGATCTTTTACTCATTGGAGCCAACTTCATGCTCCGCATGGCAGCAGGCCTAAAAGAGCCCCCCGAAGCACTTCAAATTCCCTACTTTGTTTTTTTATTTTCACTCATTCTCCTCTTCCTTACACACAAACGCCGTAGTGATATCAAACTGCTCGGCAGCACTCGTGCCGCAGAGCACAAACCCGTGCTCCGCTACTACACTCCATTTGTCTGCCATCCCATCCGCATCGCCGCCTACTTACTGATTGTCGGTTCTTCCTATCAACTGTATAAAGCGGGCTGGCCTCTCCCCCAACTCATCCTACCCCTGGCACTGATCATGTACACCAGCGCGCTTTTCATTAAAGATCCGGCTCTGGTGATCAAGCCCCACTACCTTTTGAAGAATAAAGCCTGGGTCGCCTTACTTTTGCTGTGCGTCATTGCGGCTTTAGTGTAG
- a CDS encoding diacylglycerol kinase family protein, which produces MKKALVIFNPVSGHKKWGDTSALFQGILEKHGYDYTWYETRPNQDLLPLFKNPYDRVVVSGGDGTVAEVVRAMMETKAEMPLVVVPQGSGNLLALSLGIPLLQPGRALKMGLTGKPRSLDIMRINRTHYGTIAVGRGYDAFLMQETPRELKRKLGLLAYAWVFLKTALFYRPEPYKLTIDGQRSAVFARSIMVFNAFPFPLVPIRPDDGVLNILVLTSKGLLQHHKGKTISIKSPKEFKFQLDGEVLKGKVVTVETLPAALKIICKK; this is translated from the coding sequence ATGAAGAAAGCACTCGTCATTTTCAACCCCGTTTCAGGGCACAAGAAATGGGGCGACACAAGCGCCCTATTTCAAGGTATTTTAGAAAAACACGGTTACGACTACACATGGTACGAAACAAGGCCAAACCAAGATCTTTTGCCGCTTTTTAAGAACCCATACGATCGAGTGGTAGTGAGCGGCGGCGACGGCACCGTGGCGGAAGTGGTGCGCGCCATGATGGAGACCAAGGCGGAAATGCCACTCGTGGTGGTGCCGCAAGGCAGCGGGAATTTACTCGCCCTCTCGTTGGGCATTCCACTGCTCCAGCCCGGTCGCGCCCTCAAAATGGGACTCACCGGCAAACCTCGTTCGTTGGACATCATGCGCATCAACCGCACGCACTACGGAACCATTGCGGTTGGCCGCGGCTACGACGCCTTTCTCATGCAAGAAACTCCGCGCGAACTCAAGCGGAAACTGGGCCTGCTCGCTTATGCTTGGGTCTTTTTAAAAACAGCTCTGTTTTACCGGCCGGAGCCTTATAAACTCACCATAGACGGGCAGCGAAGTGCCGTGTTTGCCCGCAGCATCATGGTGTTCAACGCCTTCCCCTTTCCCCTCGTGCCCATCCGGCCTGACGATGGAGTGCTCAATATACTCGTGCTTACTTCCAAGGGCTTACTGCAGCACCACAAGGGTAAAACGATTTCTATCAAAAGCCCCAAAGAGTTCAAATTCCAATTGGATGGGGAGGTGTTGAAAGGAAAAGTGGTGACCGTGGAAACACTCCCCGCCGCACTTAAGATCATTTGTAAAAAATAA